The proteins below are encoded in one region of Hordeum vulgare subsp. vulgare chromosome 3H, MorexV3_pseudomolecules_assembly, whole genome shotgun sequence:
- the LOC123440849 gene encoding putative glycine-rich cell wall structural protein 1, with protein sequence MVGTKLVALGYVVLLSIGLTNATRVARYSTGSARGTGGGGGEGGGTVSGGGSGAGSGIGSGVSSSSGSHASGGGGGGGGGGGQNGGTGYGSGSGSGSGSSQYSQGSSYPYGGGHGGYTSAGGSGGGGGGGQASGYRGSSGYGVGSGTGSGSATATNNWYRQGSTNADAGGNGGGDGGGRNGGSGAGKGAGSGYGNANP encoded by the coding sequence ATGGTAGGCACAAAGCTAGTAGCGCTTGGCTATGTTGTCCTCTTGAGCATTGGACTGACCAATGCTACAAGGGTGGCCAGATACTCCACTGGAAGTGCCAGGggaacgggaggaggaggaggagagggtggggGAACTGTGAGTGGTGGTGGGTCGGGTGCAGGAAGTGGAATTGGGTCTGGTGTGAGTTCTAGTAGTGGTAGCCATGCAagcggaggaggtggaggtggcggcggaggcGGTGGCCAAAATGGTGGAACTGGATATGGTAGCGGGTCTGGCTCCGGCTCTGGTTCTAGTCAATATAGTCAAGGATCTTCATATCCTTATGGTGGTGGACATGGTGGATATACTAGCGCTGGCGGTtccggtggcggcggtggtggagggcaaGCTAGTGGTTATCGAGGATCTAGTGGATATGGGGTTGGTAGTGGCACTGGTTCCGGCTCTGCAACTGCTACTAACAATTGGTATAGACAAGGTAGTACAAACGCAGATGCTGGTGGAAatggtggtggcgatggcggaGGAAGAAATGGTGGGAGTGGTGCGGGCAAAGGTGCTGGATCTGGGTATGGCAATGCCAACCCCTAG